A window from Exiguobacterium marinum DSM 16307 encodes these proteins:
- a CDS encoding rhodanese-like domain-containing protein, producing the protein MKKISLFVGIVALMGIFIFVITSEKDGIVKIDTKTLQNKLENEEITLLDVREVSEYEGGHIAEAVNAPLSSLDAAQLSYPKDEPIYVICRSGNRSAQAATQLQDAGYTEIYDVSGGMISWEANE; encoded by the coding sequence ATGAAGAAAATTTCCTTATTTGTTGGAATTGTGGCTTTAATGGGTATTTTTATCTTTGTAATCACATCTGAAAAGGATGGTATTGTGAAGATTGATACAAAAACTCTACAAAACAAATTGGAAAACGAGGAAATAACACTCCTTGACGTACGTGAAGTGTCTGAATACGAGGGGGGGCATATTGCAGAAGCGGTGAATGCACCACTTTCTTCATTAGATGCTGCCCAATTATCGTACCCGAAAGACGAACCGATTTACGTTATTTGTCGGAGTGGTAACCGAAGTGCCCAAGCTGCCACACAGTTACAAGACGCCGGCTATACAGAAATTTATGACGTTTCAGGCGGTATGATTTCTTGGGAAGCGAATGAATAA
- a CDS encoding rhodanese-like domain-containing protein has translation MKTITTTELEALLQADDSLNLIDVRETDEYAGGHIKQAKNVPLSEFGAKVDELNRSKPIHVICAAGGRSMNASAYLDSLGFDVTNVDGGMMSWQGEVE, from the coding sequence ATGAAGACGATTACGACTACTGAATTAGAAGCGTTACTTCAAGCAGACGATTCACTCAACTTAATCGATGTGCGCGAGACAGATGAATATGCTGGAGGTCACATCAAACAAGCGAAAAACGTACCACTTTCTGAATTCGGGGCAAAAGTCGATGAGCTCAATCGCTCTAAACCGATTCACGTTATTTGCGCAGCTGGCGGACGCAGCATGAATGCATCTGCTTATCTCGACTCACTCGGGTTCGATGTCACGAACGTCGATGGCGGGATGATGAGCTGGCAAGGCGAAGTCGAATAA